One window of Candidatus Nitrosocosmicus arcticus genomic DNA carries:
- a CDS encoding succinate dehydrogenase/fumarate reductase iron-sulfur subunit — protein sequence MSEETNKIKLKVYRTNYSKEESPHYDEFDVSVKRWTTVLDALLDAKSYSDSSLGIRYSCRMASCGSCGMKINGRPRLACYTKISELNDQTIVCDPLPNFPRIRDLVTDFTEFFAHHKKIEPFIHNEKVPIDIAKKDDLVEFKQTPEDVDKYLQFSYCIKCGLCYSACPTVATDTKFPGPQALSQAYRYTADNRDSGESTRFNIVDERHGIWRCHFAGSCSNVCPKGVDPALGIQLLKGHLIGITKNDKKIATLRSKEE from the coding sequence ATGAGTGAAGAAACTAACAAAATAAAATTAAAAGTATACAGAACTAATTATAGCAAAGAAGAGTCTCCACATTATGACGAATTTGATGTGTCCGTAAAACGATGGACTACGGTTTTGGATGCACTGCTAGATGCCAAAAGTTATTCTGACAGTAGTTTAGGAATTAGATATTCATGTAGAATGGCTTCTTGCGGTTCATGCGGAATGAAAATAAATGGGAGGCCCCGATTAGCATGTTATACAAAAATATCTGAACTCAATGACCAAACAATAGTTTGTGATCCCCTACCTAATTTCCCAAGGATAAGAGACTTGGTCACAGATTTTACGGAATTCTTCGCTCATCATAAAAAGATCGAACCATTTATACACAATGAAAAGGTGCCAATAGATATTGCAAAAAAAGATGACTTGGTTGAATTTAAACAAACTCCAGAAGATGTAGACAAGTATTTACAATTCTCCTATTGTATTAAATGCGGTTTATGTTATTCTGCATGTCCTACAGTAGCAACGGATACAAAATTTCCAGGACCTCAGGCTTTATCTCAGGCATATCGATATACGGCAGACAATAGAGATTCTGGCGAGTCAACTAGATTCAACATAGTTGATGAGAGACACGGAATTTGGAGATGCCATTTTGCGGGATCTTGCAGTAATGTATGTCCTAAGGGGGTTGACCCGGCCTTAGGAATTCAGCTTCTTAAGGGCCATCTGATCGGGATTACAAAAAATGATAAAAAAATTGCGACTCTAAGGTCAAAAGAGGAATAG
- a CDS encoding succinate dehydrogenase: MPLLKLRESQIMKIQYLTGICAVFFVAIHILFRLIMPFGQSLEFHNVVANYHNIYYVILLELILVFISIHGFNGLRVILLELKQNQWWESTITILVLAAMIGVIIYGTRTIIIGSQL, from the coding sequence ATGCCGTTATTAAAATTACGCGAAAGTCAGATAATGAAAATTCAATATCTGACTGGGATATGTGCCGTATTCTTTGTAGCAATTCATATATTATTTAGACTCATTATGCCATTTGGCCAAAGTTTAGAATTTCATAACGTAGTAGCTAATTATCATAACATATACTATGTCATACTATTGGAATTAATCCTTGTTTTCATCTCCATTCATGGATTTAACGGCTTGAGAGTTATTTTATTAGAACTCAAACAAAATCAATGGTGGGAGTCCACAATAACTATATTGGTGCTGGCCGCAATGATTGGTGTTATAATATATGGTACAAGAACGATTATTATTGGGAGTCAATTATAA
- a CDS encoding Gfo/Idh/MocA family protein produces MDKKSIKIAVIGTGGWGKNHVRVLNDLGVLSAICDSDENRSQALAKKFKITSYSTVEQLLEKETSLDACLVCTPTKTHFPIAQEIIKHGINVFVEKPLSFSSIECEELTKLSKQNNVILTSGYIERFNPAVQDLKKIIDDNTYGELLMMEFHRENRMPMHIKDVGIIYDTSVHDIDTALFIFDSKPNVVFARAGKKFHNSEDFATIMLGFPNQKVAIIASNWITPKKVRRFSAVCSEGTITGDFITQEIRIDDENQTLIPRRNIREPLTLELENFVKSLSGNITKYLVTPEDATAVTKIAEAALISSNTGTPVYLSF; encoded by the coding sequence TTGGATAAAAAATCAATCAAAATTGCCGTAATTGGAACTGGCGGCTGGGGAAAGAACCACGTACGCGTATTAAACGATTTGGGGGTATTATCTGCAATATGTGATTCAGATGAGAATAGATCTCAAGCATTAGCAAAAAAATTTAAGATCACTAGCTATTCAACTGTTGAACAATTACTTGAAAAGGAAACTTCTCTTGATGCATGTCTAGTATGTACTCCGACCAAAACACACTTTCCGATTGCGCAAGAAATTATTAAACATGGGATAAATGTTTTTGTAGAAAAACCATTATCTTTCTCATCAATTGAATGCGAAGAGCTTACAAAATTATCAAAACAGAACAATGTAATTTTAACCTCCGGATACATCGAACGTTTTAATCCTGCTGTACAAGATCTTAAGAAAATCATTGATGATAACACTTATGGGGAATTGTTAATGATGGAGTTTCATCGGGAAAATAGAATGCCCATGCATATAAAAGATGTAGGTATAATCTATGATACGTCAGTTCATGATATTGACACTGCTTTGTTCATTTTTGATAGTAAGCCAAATGTCGTTTTTGCTCGTGCAGGTAAGAAGTTTCATAATTCTGAAGATTTTGCAACAATAATGTTAGGTTTTCCCAATCAAAAAGTAGCAATAATTGCATCTAATTGGATTACTCCAAAAAAAGTTCGAAGATTTTCAGCTGTGTGTTCTGAGGGAACCATCACAGGCGACTTTATCACTCAAGAAATAAGAATAGATGATGAGAACCAAACACTTATTCCACGAAGGAATATCAGAGAGCCACTAACCTTGGAACTAGAAAACTTTGTTAAATCTTTATCTGGGAATATTACCAAGTACTTGGTAACTCCTGAGGATGCAACCGCTGTAACAAAAATCGCTGAAGCAGCTTTAATATCGAGCAATACTGGGACACCTGTTTACCTTTCTTTCTGA
- a CDS encoding DNA-binding protein, producing MSEVESQPNQQNKENSPTRDAIYIGKKPLMAYVTSTLIQLANQPSVTIKARGLSIGRAVDVSQIILKRMENAGYAIGDIIIGSETVQAEDGRTRNVSTIEIQVKRNT from the coding sequence ATGTCAGAAGTAGAATCACAACCTAATCAACAAAACAAAGAAAATAGCCCTACAAGAGATGCAATATACATCGGAAAAAAACCATTGATGGCTTATGTAACTTCAACACTTATTCAATTGGCAAATCAACCTTCTGTAACTATTAAAGCGCGTGGTTTAAGCATTGGCCGAGCTGTAGATGTGTCACAAATTATACTAAAGAGAATGGAAAATGCTGGTTATGCTATTGGTGATATCATTATAGGATCTGAAACCGTTCAAGCTGAGGATGGCCGAACAAGAAATGTTTCGACAATAGAAATTCAGGTAAAAAGAAATACTTAA
- a CDS encoding acyltransferase — translation MSEKKESSVINFISPKATIGENVKIWHFAYVGDNTIIGNDVMIGSLTHVDYNVKIGNNCRIEGSVYIPPLTEIGNNVFIGPGTTFTNDPYPMSKRMVGVIIEDGAIIGGRSIIKAGVTIGKNSVIAMAAVVTKDIPPDVVVMGHPARIKYTRSEYDVKKTNWDV, via the coding sequence ATGTCTGAAAAAAAAGAAAGCTCTGTAATAAATTTCATTTCTCCTAAAGCAACGATTGGTGAAAATGTCAAAATATGGCATTTTGCGTATGTTGGGGATAATACCATTATAGGTAATGATGTTATGATCGGCTCACTTACACACGTGGATTACAATGTTAAGATTGGAAATAACTGTAGGATAGAAGGTTCTGTATATATTCCACCACTTACAGAAATTGGGAATAATGTTTTCATTGGGCCTGGGACTACATTTACCAATGATCCTTATCCTATGAGCAAAAGAATGGTTGGGGTGATCATTGAGGATGGCGCAATCATTGGAGGTAGATCCATTATTAAGGCTGGCGTAACAATAGGTAAGAATAGTGTAATTGCAATGGCTGCTGTAGTAACCAAAGATATACCTCCAGATGTAGTAGTAATGGGACATCCAGCGAGGATAAAATATACCAGATCAGAATATGATGTAAAAAAAACCAATTGGGATGTTTAG
- the argH gene encoding argininosuccinate lyase: MYRSRPSGNLDNKALSFLSSIAEDADLFYYDILGSQAHVIMLYEVGILAKKELVTILKGMDQLLTHPDSLSIYGDSASEDIHELVESSIIRITDISSGGKMHTARSRNDQVILDIRMKLRDDLNQISVNIILLIKSLLLQANKNVDSIMPMYTHLQQAQLGVFSHYLLSYCFSLTRDFERYSESYNRINYSPLGACAIGGSSMNIDRERVSSMLGFSDIVYNSIDATSSRDSLIEFSSASLICMLNLCKIAEDFIVWSTSEFGFVLLDDQFSSSSSVMPQKKNPDPLELIRGKTGVLQGIFVAISTIMKGLPSGYSRDLQEIKPLLWKITSIIEESLSIMVGVISTMSVDKNKMYAESSKSYAISLDIAEQLIQKGEISFRESHKLIGTLVDYAVKNGNIPLNLLKLSDISEALGPINCSNPDLTPEKIQSIIHRMTPENSIECRTTKGSPNKNEQKEMISYITTKVNKYEELLEDRSDRLTIAKDKLNLKIKEFIDETS, from the coding sequence ATGTATAGATCCAGGCCCAGCGGAAATTTGGATAACAAGGCTCTCTCATTTTTGTCCTCAATAGCCGAAGATGCTGACTTATTTTATTATGATATCTTGGGAAGTCAAGCTCACGTAATAATGTTGTATGAAGTTGGTATTTTGGCTAAAAAAGAACTGGTCACTATTTTAAAAGGTATGGATCAATTATTGACTCATCCCGATTCTTTAAGCATCTATGGTGATAGCGCTTCTGAAGACATCCATGAATTGGTGGAATCCTCTATTATAAGAATTACCGATATCAGTTCGGGTGGGAAAATGCATACCGCAAGATCGAGAAATGATCAAGTAATATTAGACATTAGAATGAAACTTCGAGATGATCTAAATCAAATTAGTGTCAATATAATATTATTAATAAAATCATTATTATTGCAGGCAAACAAAAATGTGGATTCCATAATGCCTATGTACACTCATTTACAACAGGCTCAATTGGGTGTTTTTTCTCATTATTTATTATCATATTGCTTTTCTTTAACCCGAGACTTCGAAAGATATTCAGAATCATATAATAGGATCAATTATTCTCCCCTTGGAGCTTGTGCTATCGGAGGGAGTAGTATGAACATCGATCGTGAAAGAGTGTCCTCCATGTTAGGTTTTTCAGATATTGTCTACAATAGTATAGATGCAACGAGTTCGCGAGATTCTTTGATAGAATTTTCTTCTGCTTCTCTTATTTGTATGCTAAACCTATGTAAGATAGCAGAGGATTTCATTGTTTGGTCTACATCTGAATTTGGTTTTGTATTATTGGATGATCAATTTAGCTCATCCTCTTCTGTGATGCCACAAAAAAAGAATCCTGATCCTCTGGAACTTATTCGTGGGAAGACTGGTGTTTTACAGGGTATTTTTGTAGCAATTTCTACAATTATGAAAGGGCTACCTTCAGGATATAGCAGAGATTTACAGGAGATAAAGCCTTTGTTGTGGAAAATTACTTCAATCATTGAAGAGTCTCTATCTATTATGGTCGGTGTGATATCTACAATGAGTGTCGATAAAAACAAAATGTATGCAGAGTCATCTAAAAGCTACGCTATATCACTAGATATTGCAGAACAACTTATCCAAAAAGGGGAAATATCATTTAGGGAGTCCCACAAATTAATCGGTACTTTAGTAGATTATGCGGTAAAGAATGGAAATATCCCTCTGAATCTATTAAAATTAAGTGATATATCTGAAGCATTAGGGCCGATTAACTGTTCGAATCCTGACCTAACCCCAGAAAAGATTCAAAGTATAATACACAGGATGACTCCAGAAAATTCAATAGAATGTCGCACTACTAAAGGTTCTCCTAATAAAAATGAACAAAAAGAGATGATTTCATATATAACTACGAAAGTGAATAAATATGAGGAACTTCTTGAGGACCGTTCTGATAGATTAACGATTGCGAAAGACAAACTTAATTTGAAAATAAAAGAATTTATTGATGAAACTTCATAA
- a CDS encoding metal-sulfur cluster assembly factor, protein MSQDLQLTRRLIFDELTKIVDPEIGVSIMELELIDKVDIDKGKVDVDLHLTSPFCPAVFGFKIAQDVRDNIFKVEGINDVKVNVSNHFMAEAINKQVNESKKPSEQQDEKKNEK, encoded by the coding sequence ATGTCTCAAGATTTACAACTAACTAGACGTCTAATATTTGATGAACTTACAAAAATAGTTGACCCGGAAATAGGAGTTTCAATAATGGAGTTAGAATTAATAGACAAGGTAGACATCGATAAAGGAAAAGTTGATGTCGATTTACATCTTACAAGTCCATTCTGTCCAGCAGTATTTGGATTTAAAATAGCACAAGATGTAAGAGACAACATTTTCAAAGTTGAAGGGATCAACGATGTAAAAGTGAATGTAAGCAACCATTTCATGGCAGAAGCGATAAACAAGCAGGTCAATGAAAGTAAAAAACCTTCAGAACAACAAGATGAGAAAAAGAATGAAAAATAG
- a CDS encoding succinate dehydrogenase, whose protein sequence is MGWLNPTRYGWERVSYWLQRLTGVGLLIYFIGHIYETSSLVNGINAWNSMLELTQTTGGHIFLLLVIGASTFHTVNGLRLIFTESGIGIGRPGRPDYPYDATSLNYKQKSGIWVALLLATIAMLYGGMVMFGDVT, encoded by the coding sequence ATGGGCTGGTTGAACCCTACTAGATATGGTTGGGAAAGAGTATCTTATTGGTTGCAACGTTTAACGGGAGTCGGTTTATTAATTTACTTTATAGGACATATCTATGAAACCAGCTCACTAGTAAATGGGATTAATGCTTGGAATAGTATGCTAGAGTTGACTCAGACAACAGGAGGCCACATATTTCTATTGTTGGTTATAGGTGCAAGTACTTTTCATACAGTTAACGGATTACGACTTATTTTTACCGAGTCTGGAATAGGCATAGGTAGACCAGGACGACCGGATTATCCATATGATGCAACTTCTTTGAATTATAAGCAAAAATCTGGTATATGGGTTGCCCTGTTATTAGCAACGATTGCCATGTTGTATGGTGGTATGGTTATGTTTGGAGATGTGACCTAA
- a CDS encoding branched-chain amino acid transaminase, translating into MNTKNADFIWFDGELKSWDSVTVPITTHALHYGTSVFEGIRGYSNDQNLFIFKLKEHMQRLLQSAEVYSINSNYTLSEICTSTVELLRKNNIKKSCYIRPLLFVGLHGIDLNVTKRSPSHLAIIAFPFNRYFPETGIRTCISSWRRINENSTPPMAKAGGNYMNSVLATQECKRNGYDESILLDYHGNVSEAPGENIFLVRNNMIYTPSISDSVLEGITRDTAITIARHLGYDVCERSITRTELYIADEIFVTGTAAEITPIISVDNHEVGNGTVGELTKKISGYYQKIVVSQIPDFTTWVTPVW; encoded by the coding sequence ATGAATACTAAGAATGCTGATTTTATTTGGTTTGACGGTGAACTCAAGTCATGGGATTCCGTTACCGTTCCTATTACGACTCATGCATTACACTACGGAACGTCAGTCTTTGAGGGCATCAGGGGATACTCAAATGATCAAAATCTGTTTATTTTTAAACTTAAAGAGCATATGCAAAGATTACTTCAGTCTGCAGAGGTCTATTCTATCAATTCAAATTATACTCTTTCTGAAATATGTACATCTACTGTTGAATTATTAAGGAAGAATAATATTAAAAAGTCTTGTTATATTAGACCCCTGTTATTTGTGGGGTTACATGGAATAGACCTTAATGTTACTAAACGCTCTCCTTCTCACCTAGCCATTATTGCTTTCCCTTTTAACAGATATTTTCCTGAAACTGGCATAAGAACATGCATTTCTTCATGGAGACGAATAAATGAGAACTCTACTCCACCAATGGCAAAAGCTGGAGGAAATTATATGAATTCAGTGTTAGCTACTCAAGAGTGTAAAAGAAATGGGTATGATGAATCGATATTACTCGATTATCATGGAAATGTAAGTGAAGCACCAGGAGAAAATATTTTTTTAGTCCGAAATAATATGATTTATACTCCATCCATATCGGATTCTGTGCTTGAAGGGATAACCAGGGATACAGCTATCACCATAGCAAGGCATCTGGGTTATGATGTATGCGAGCGATCTATTACCCGCACAGAATTATACATTGCCGATGAAATCTTTGTTACTGGTACGGCAGCTGAAATCACTCCGATAATAAGTGTGGATAATCATGAAGTTGGAAACGGAACAGTTGGCGAACTTACAAAAAAAATCTCTGGCTACTACCAAAAAATAGTAGTATCTCAAATACCAGATTTCACTACATGGGTTACTCCAGTATGGTAA